The Bombus pascuorum chromosome 12, iyBomPasc1.1, whole genome shotgun sequence genome contains the following window.
AAGATTCTACATCCACGGAAGGCAAAAGTTCAGGAAGTGATTCTCGTTCCGAGGAAGAGGTATATGATAACAATTTCTTTGACAAAAATGACAGTGGACCTTCATATAATCAATCCACGAACAATCAGAGATATAGGTAAAACtggtataattattttcagcaataataatattttaataagcgaaaattattaattatcggACCGCAGAAAtgcatatttctataaaaaataaatgaagaaatgGGACTtgttcaaaaatttctttagttaataaaataccttttttgtgtgtgtgtgtgtgtgtgtgtgtgtgtatctTTTGCGTGCAGCTCTGCGTCACACTTAATAATTAttgtcaatttttttaaacatcctgtatattctatatatatttctattgcaATTACACATATATCTTAATTAAGTTATTCATGAATACAGAAATTCTGACAGGAATAGTAATACGAATACTTACTCTTCCGACCGCTCGATTAAGGGAAATGTTAAAGATTtccaaaatataaaacatattcgTAAAACCAACGATCGAGATTCATGGAATTCTAGAGATTCGCGCAATAGGAAAAGTGATTCTAATAATGGAGAGATGAATGACGAGAACACACgtcttaataataatactggCCGGCAACAAGATGTAAGCATCACGAATTTAAGTTGAATACCTTACAATTatcttacaatattttatgttaatctgctaattctatatatattctaatttgTTACAGTGTATAGTACAATGTTTTTTCAATGAATTAAATGCTGTAAGTACTATCGTATTTgatttaagaataaaaataaacaataataatgttatgtacAATAATTGTTACTATTTGCTGATTAATAGGTAGATCAAAGAGGATTTCCAGAAAAAGATTTAGTAATTCCATTGATGATTCAAAGTATTCAAGATCCAGAATTGGTAGACTTCGTTGAAGAATCAATTATCGAATGTTTTCGTTACCTTGAAGCgaataaacgagaaaaatgTGAATACTCACAAAATTTATTGACGTGTTTGGCTGAAAAAGGACAACAGGCAGGTTCtaactttttttatactttgtattaaatactACGCCAGtttcgtaaaaaataattttttaaaataaatacgttaaTCCTGTTTCAGAAATGTGAAGAttgggaaaattaaaaaatgtaatttcatagTAGTTACTTAAAGAAAACGATACCGTATGTGgcaataatattgtatttgtgtgtatttatttgcatataaAACAGCAGGAGTATTAAgaacaaatttctaaatattttaccaCAATATCTATacatactaatttttttttttttttgaattattattttatatacttttctttacaaagagtttcttataattttttgaattacAATACTGcgaaataatattacgaagaaatattatctttagaaaatgatatatgattatattgtCATACTTACATTTCAAACTGAAGCGATTGAAAAGTTTACTTATAATTGGTAATATATTGGTATATAattggtatatatatatatatatatatatatatacacatacatacatacatgcacctttttacaatatatacaaatgCTATCtcaaattttgtttgtttcaGTACTGTActttattaatgataatatttttgtatcaaattggaaaattgatttttattgtagCGATATTGTAATTCATATCTATGAAATATCATAACATTGCACAATATCA
Protein-coding sequences here:
- the LOC132912865 gene encoding general odorant-binding protein 71, coding for MKNFISFTLCCILLFFLREGVSLRCRSGNQQIDVQFQKVLKTCRNRYAGSNTGNGEDSTSTEGKSSGSDSRSEEEVYDNNFFDKNDSGPSYNQSTNNQRYRNSDRNSNTNTYSSDRSIKGNVKDFQNIKHIRKTNDRDSWNSRDSRNRKSDSNNGEMNDENTRLNNNTGRQQDCIVQCFFNELNAVDQRGFPEKDLVIPLMIQSIQDPELVDFVEESIIECFRYLEANKREKCEYSQNLLTCLAEKGQQKCEDWEN